The sequence below is a genomic window from Chloroflexota bacterium.
TTACGGGAGCGCCCGGAAGCGGACGAACGGCCCGGACGCGGCCGGCGACGGGAAGAGCGCGGGATTCGAGGCCGCGTTCGCCGACCTGGAGCCGTGGCAGCGGGCGGTGTGGGAGGATCTCGGGCTGGACGCGCCGAAGGCGCGCGAAGCATTCTGGCACAACTACCGGCTGCTCCAGGTCTTCGACCTGCTCTCGCTCTACTTCTGCCGCGACGGCGTGCGCGACGGGAAGCTTCAGGAGGTGGTGTACGAGCGGGTGCCGGTGCGCGTTGGATCCGACGAGGTGGTCGAACTCCAGCTCACCCCGACGGGTCCAGCGTCTCTCCGCATGGCGCCGTACCCGCTGGACGCGGACGCGGTCACCGTGGCGATAATGACGCGGGTCATCACACCGGCGCCCGACGCGCCCGAGCCGGTGGCGAGGGAGCGGTACTACCAGGCTCGCCGCGTGCCGCTCGTGTGCGAGATTACGAAGTAGATTGCCCGTATCGTTCTCGGCGGGACACGTGCCAGCCAATGCTGTTTAGCGGTTCGTTCGGAAATGCAGCGGAAGGTGAATTCCGAATTCGCGTGCCCGCGCTGATTCTGGGAGCATAGAGCGTGGACCGGTTCTAGTAACCCCCTGACCCTTCAACGTGCCTTGGTACAAGTCGGCTGGGCCGGTGGCGTCGGGCGAATCATTCGGCGACAGCGAACAGGATTGCCATTGCAGCGAAGGTTGCTCGTGCCAGCGTACCCGGCCTTCGTGGACGAGACGGGCATTCTCACTGGCCCTACACGGCAACAACCGGTGTACGGCATCGGCTTGCTCGTCGTGAAGAATTCACCAATCGTCACGGACAGCCTGTACCGACTTCACTTTAATTTCCGGTCGGCACGCGCGACGGAGCGTGGCAAGCTCATTCGGGCAATTCGGAGCGAAGAGCGATCTCCGACGCTTGATGAGCTTCATCTACTGCTCCGCGACACTCGGCACCATGAATACAAGTTCAGCGAGGTCACAAGCAGAAATCTCCAACAATACATCGATCTCCTCAACGTCTTCTTCTCAGTGGGCGACTTCGAGTTCCATGCTCTGCTCATCGACCGGCTCGACGACGCTTTTTCACTCGGTCGCTGAAATGGGGATCACTGGCGGGCGTACGTTGCGATCGCGCGCGAGCTTCTCCGAAAACGGCTGAGAGATCCTGCGTTTGTCATCGTCGACCTTCAGGGGGAGCCGCTTGCCGCAAGAGAGCACTTGGAGGATGTGATATGCGCGATCCCCAAGGTGACCGGTTGCCTTCGTGCAAGTTCTGAGACCTTCGTGTATCTGCAGATGACTGACCTCTTGCTTGGGGCATTGCAGTTCGATTGGCGAGACGTCCAGGGGAACATCGCACGGAGCTCACGTCGAGGCGAAGCGAAACGAAATCTCGTTTCCTTCGTAAAGAACCAGCTAGGCATATCGCCGTCTGAACCGATTTTGACGCCGAACGCGCGGTTCCGGAAAAAGAGCAGACCCGTCCGGTTTACGGCGTGGATGTGGAGGCCACAGTAGAAGAATATGCCAACGTGCGGCTATGTCCGGCGTCCATCCCGCGAGCGGGACGACGTTACTCCGACCACTCCGCACGTTGCTCGTGATTATAGCATCGCCCTTTCGGACAGATCGGCCCAGTTCCGAGAGCGCGCGTCAGCAAAGTGCGTTTCGATAGTGCCGTTCTCCACGCCGACATCCCGGACGATCTATCGGCACGCCTTGTCAGTTAGAGGGCAATGAGGCCGCGTCGGTAGGCCAGGGCGACGGCCTCGCTGCGGCTGGCCGCCCCGAGCTTCGCGAGAATCGATCCGACGTGGAACTTGACCGTGTGCTCGCTGATGCCGAGGCGCTGAGCGATCGCCTTGTTCGGCAGGCCCTGGGCGATAAGGGCCACGACCTCCAGCTCCCGCCGCGTCAGGAGGTCGCCGTCGACATCTTCGGGAGGCCCGGAATGCGCCGCGCCTAACGCGCCAGGCGCGAGGGCAGCGTCAAGGACGACGAGCCCGCGCGCCACGGACCGAACGGCCTCCGCCACCTCATCCGCCGTCGAGTCGGGGAGCAGAAAGCCGCGTGCCCCGCGCCGAATGAGCGCGGACAGGTCGGCGCCTGTCGAGGCCGATCCCACCAGGACGATCGGGGTCGCGGTGTCCGAGTCGCTGGATGGGATCCCGCCGCTCGGACTGGGCTCGTCGCTCCATTCGAGGAGCACGACGTCAGCGTCGAGGGAGCGTGCGAGGGCGACGAGGTCGTCGGCGGGTGTCCCCTCGCCGACGACCTCAAGATCGTCCAGATCCGCCAGAAGTCCCCGCAACCCGGCCCGCACGACGGGATGGCGGCCAGCCACCACCACGCGGATCGGCCGGTGGGGATCGCTCATGCCACTACCCGAACCCGCGCCGCGGCCGCGTGCCTGGCAGCGATGAACCGCTGGACGGCACGCGTTGGGACGGCCAGGGCAAGCCCGCCGGGCATCACGACGTTTGGGATGCCCACGACGCGGCCCGAGCTGTCGGCGAGGGCGCCGCCCGAATTCCCCG
It includes:
- a CDS encoding DUF3891 family protein, yielding MFARELPDGTYAMIEQEDHTDLSAQFAAHWGNERFSRPEPFQSVLFGTIYHDSGHREMEADLPIDVERGVPYAIGRTPPGLRRAEADAANAQWVRGRDPYASLLVSMHHAGLRKDRYGSARKRTNGPDAAGDGKSAGFEAAFADLEPWQRAVWEDLGLDAPKAREAFWHNYRLLQVFDLLSLYFCRDGVRDGKLQEVVYERVPVRVGSDEVVELQLTPTGPASLRMAPYPLDADAVTVAIMTRVITPAPDAPEPVARERYYQARRVPLVCEITK
- a CDS encoding response regulator transcription factor, translated to MSDPHRPIRVVVAGRHPVVRAGLRGLLADLDDLEVVGEGTPADDLVALARSLDADVVLLEWSDEPSPSGGIPSSDSDTATPIVLVGSASTGADLSALIRRGARGFLLPDSTADEVAEAVRSVARGLVVLDAALAPGALGAAHSGPPEDVDGDLLTRRELEVVALIAQGLPNKAIAQRLGISEHTVKFHVGSILAKLGAASRSEAVALAYRRGLIAL